In the Thermodesulfobacteriota bacterium genome, one interval contains:
- a CDS encoding prephenate dehydrogenase/arogenate dehydrogenase family protein, whose amino-acid sequence MRVAYLFEKVAIVGLGLIGGSLANAARGENLFKKVVGIGRNEKNLEKGIDLGVIDSYTTNTAEGVSDADLVVVATPPGAIVEIIKKVVLYIPDGCIITDVGSIKEEIVKGVERLITDNDKIYFVGGHPIAGTENSGIEAIDPYLFIGHKCVLTPTPKTNRVAFEKIKTMWEKVGCKVISMDMTKHDNIFAIVSHLPHVVAFSLINAIINIKYLKEDILSYSAGGLKDFTRIAASHPIMWKDIFLMNKENVLNGITHFQSSLEEIKKAIAEGDSEKLVSEFQRSREVRRSIK is encoded by the coding sequence GTGAGAGTGGCATACCTCTTTGAGAAGGTTGCAATTGTCGGATTGGGGTTAATTGGAGGTTCATTAGCAAATGCCGCCAGGGGAGAAAACCTCTTCAAAAAAGTGGTTGGTATAGGCAGGAACGAAAAAAATCTGGAAAAGGGCATTGATCTTGGTGTCATTGATAGTTATACTACCAACACTGCTGAAGGTGTTTCTGATGCGGATTTAGTGGTAGTGGCTACACCTCCCGGAGCAATTGTTGAGATAATCAAGAAAGTAGTCCTCTATATACCAGATGGGTGCATAATTACGGATGTAGGCAGCATAAAGGAAGAAATAGTAAAGGGTGTAGAGAGACTTATTACCGATAATGATAAGATATATTTCGTTGGCGGTCATCCCATTGCAGGAACAGAGAATTCTGGAATTGAAGCCATAGATCCTTACTTATTTATCGGGCACAAATGTGTACTTACCCCTACTCCCAAAACAAACAGAGTCGCCTTTGAAAAAATTAAAACTATGTGGGAAAAGGTCGGTTGTAAAGTCATTTCAATGGATATGACAAAACACGACAATATCTTCGCTATAGTCAGCCACTTGCCACATGTTGTTGCGTTTTCCCTGATAAACGCTATAATCAATATCAAGTATCTCAAAGAGGATATATTATCATATTCCGCCGGGGGACTTAAAGATTTTACACGGATTGCAGCCAGTCATCCTATAATGTGGAAAGACATCTTCTTAATGAACAAAGAAAATGTGCTGAATGGTATAACTCATTTTCAATCGTCACTGGAGGAAATAAAGAAGGCCATTGCAGAAGGGGATTCTGAAAAGCTGGTATCAGAATTTCAAAGATCAAGAGAAGTGAGGAGATCTATTAAATAA
- the aroA gene encoding 3-phosphoshikimate 1-carboxyvinyltransferase yields MEKTVVERKGGLKGEVTVPGDKSISHRAVIIGSLAKGKTRIIGLSRGDDNLRTLNAFRMMGIEVDEPKGDQLIINGRGLSGLTEPEDVIDAGNSGTTVRLLTGLLSGQRFFSVITGDRYLRKRPMKRLVEPLSSMGAKILGRENGNFAPLGINGTKLNSIDYASPIASAQVKSAILLAGLYAGGVTKVTEPSLSRDHTERMLSFFGANLKREGNSVSISNGSNMEGKEIEIPGDISSAAFFIVAALVIPNSELFLKRVGVNPSRTGILEVLKKMGGNIQLLNEYETWGEPVADILVKTSQLEGTKIEGDLIPKTIDELPILSVAASVAEGDTVIKDAKELRVKETDRIKAVASELKKFGVEVEEFDDGMRISGKDSLRGCDCQSFGDHRIAMSLIIAGLMASGKTVVEDTSCIGISFPDFKDKLFSLIQ; encoded by the coding sequence TTGGAAAAGACGGTCGTTGAAAGAAAAGGAGGGTTAAAAGGAGAAGTAACTGTACCTGGAGATAAATCTATATCTCATAGGGCTGTCATTATTGGTTCTCTGGCAAAAGGCAAAACCAGAATTATAGGACTCTCGAGAGGTGACGATAATCTTAGAACCCTGAATGCCTTTCGAATGATGGGCATTGAAGTGGATGAGCCAAAAGGAGACCAACTGATAATAAATGGTAGGGGGCTATCCGGTCTGACCGAACCTGAAGATGTTATAGACGCTGGCAATTCTGGAACCACTGTCCGACTTCTAACGGGTCTTTTAAGTGGACAAAGATTTTTCTCTGTAATTACTGGGGACAGATACCTCCGCAAGAGGCCCATGAAGAGGCTTGTCGAACCTCTTAGTTCAATGGGGGCTAAAATTTTGGGAAGGGAAAACGGAAACTTTGCCCCACTGGGTATTAATGGAACAAAGCTAAATTCTATTGACTATGCCTCTCCTATTGCCAGTGCCCAGGTTAAGTCAGCTATTCTTTTAGCCGGTCTTTATGCTGGTGGAGTCACAAAAGTAACCGAACCGTCCCTATCTAGGGATCACACTGAGCGCATGCTCAGTTTCTTCGGCGCCAATCTAAAAAGGGAGGGCAATTCAGTCAGCATATCCAATGGATCAAATATGGAAGGAAAGGAGATTGAGATTCCAGGGGATATCTCTTCGGCTGCTTTTTTTATAGTAGCGGCATTAGTCATACCAAATTCGGAACTTTTTTTAAAGCGGGTTGGGGTAAATCCAAGTCGTACCGGGATTTTAGAAGTATTGAAAAAAATGGGGGGAAACATTCAATTATTAAATGAATATGAAACATGGGGAGAACCTGTAGCAGATATACTGGTTAAAACCAGTCAGCTTGAAGGAACTAAAATTGAAGGAGACCTCATACCAAAAACAATAGACGAACTCCCTATCCTGTCTGTTGCAGCATCAGTAGCAGAGGGCGACACAGTCATCAAAGATGCCAAAGAATTAAGGGTTAAAGAAACAGATAGAATCAAGGCTGTTGCCTCTGAATTAAAGAAATTTGGAGTAGAGGTAGAGGAATTCGATGATGGTATGAGGATATCAGGCAAAGATAGCTTAAGAGGATGTGACTGCCAGAGTTTCGGGGATCATCGCATTGCCATGTCACTGATAATTGCCGGTCTCATGGCATCAGGTAAGACTGTTGTAGAAGATACTTCCTGTATTGGAATATCGTTCCCTGATTTTAAAGATAAATTATTTTCTCTTATTCAGTAA
- the cmk gene encoding (d)CMP kinase: MKKGLIIAIDGPSGAGKSTVSKILAKRLNYLYIDTGAMYRAVALSTLEKNISIDEEDRLLQMCLEIDISFSMGNGSPRVLLNGKDVTEAIRSSSVSMLASSVSAKKVVRDALLRLQRKMGEDGGVIIEGRDIGTIVFPDADIKFYLDALSEERGKRRYRELIANGEKVSLDRVTREIIQRDRNDSSRKYAPLKPAIDSITIDSTDSTIEEVVEKLLEIIRGIKN, encoded by the coding sequence ATGAAAAAGGGACTTATCATCGCCATTGATGGACCATCAGGCGCAGGAAAAAGTACAGTAAGCAAAATTTTAGCAAAAAGGTTGAACTATCTCTATATCGATACCGGAGCTATGTATCGGGCAGTAGCATTGAGTACCCTTGAAAAAAATATTAGCATTGATGAAGAAGACAGGCTTTTACAAATGTGCTTAGAGATTGATATTTCATTTAGTATGGGAAATGGCTCTCCAAGGGTACTGCTAAATGGTAAGGACGTTACTGAGGCAATAAGGTCTTCCAGTGTGAGTATGCTGGCATCAAGCGTTTCTGCTAAAAAGGTTGTAAGGGATGCATTATTAAGGTTACAGAGAAAGATGGGGGAAGATGGGGGAGTCATTATAGAGGGAAGAGATATTGGAACAATAGTTTTTCCTGATGCTGATATTAAATTCTATCTTGATGCTTTATCAGAAGAAAGGGGGAAGAGGAGATACAGAGAATTAATAGCAAATGGAGAAAAAGTCAGCTTGGATAGGGTTACCAGGGAAATAATCCAAAGAGACCGCAACGACAGTTCGAGGAAATATGCCCCGTTAAAACCTGCCATTGATTCTATTACTATTGATTCTACCGACAGCACTATTGAAGAAGTTGTAGAGAAGTTGTTGGAGATTATTAGAGGAATTAAAAATTGA
- a CDS encoding 30S ribosomal protein S1 translates to MENETDVVQDKDSIPERKDADPGTASKNKSSDLDENFEQLYEKSLNKLQEGEVVRGKVIQITENNIMVDVGYKSEGQVPTKEFLNEQGEITVNIGDEVDVLLERREDKNGSVVLSKNKADKLKVWDEISRIYDEDNVIEGEIISRVKGGFAVDIGVNAFLPGSQVDLRPVRNFEESIGKRFKFKILKFNKKQGNIVLSRRAIMEKEREILRKRTLETLEEGQIIEGTVKNITDYGVFIDLGGIDGLLHITDLSWGKIIHPQDLCSIGDKLKAKVIKFDRENERVSLGLKQITPAPWTNADEKYPIGSRVKGKVVSLADYGAFVRLEEGIEGLVHISEMSWTRKIRHPSKVVAIGDEIDAVVLDIDTARKRISLGIKQIEPNPWAIVKEKYPLGTKIKGIVKNVTDFGLFVGIEEGIDGLVHISDISWKQKIKNPSELYHKGQSVEAVVLNVDQENERFSLGIKQLEPDPWDTLLKKYKPGNVVSGIVTNITDFGIFVEIEEGIEGLIHVSEISKEKVEKPADFTKVGEAISALIINIAEKEKKIGLSIKELHKMSEKADFQKFLTNQESATSNLGELIREELEQKNRT, encoded by the coding sequence ATGGAAAATGAAACTGATGTAGTTCAAGATAAAGATTCTATCCCTGAGAGAAAGGATGCAGACCCAGGTACTGCTTCAAAAAACAAGAGTTCTGATCTTGATGAAAATTTTGAGCAACTCTATGAAAAGAGTTTAAACAAGTTGCAAGAAGGGGAAGTGGTAAGGGGAAAGGTTATTCAGATAACTGAAAATAATATTATGGTAGATGTGGGTTACAAGTCTGAAGGACAGGTTCCGACTAAAGAATTCTTAAATGAACAGGGAGAGATAACTGTAAATATCGGTGATGAGGTAGACGTTTTACTTGAGCGAAGAGAAGACAAAAATGGATCTGTGGTTTTATCAAAAAATAAGGCAGACAAGTTGAAAGTATGGGATGAAATTAGCAGAATTTATGATGAAGATAACGTTATAGAGGGGGAAATCATTTCCAGGGTAAAAGGAGGATTTGCTGTAGATATTGGTGTTAATGCATTTTTGCCTGGCTCACAGGTGGATCTTCGCCCTGTTAGAAATTTTGAAGAATCCATTGGTAAAAGGTTTAAATTTAAGATATTAAAATTCAACAAAAAACAGGGTAATATCGTTCTGTCCAGAAGAGCTATCATGGAAAAAGAAAGAGAGATTTTGAGAAAAAGAACCCTGGAAACTCTGGAAGAGGGGCAAATAATTGAAGGTACCGTAAAAAATATTACCGACTATGGTGTCTTTATAGACTTAGGAGGAATTGATGGTCTGCTGCATATCACAGATCTGTCCTGGGGTAAGATAATCCACCCTCAGGATTTATGTTCAATAGGAGACAAACTAAAGGCTAAAGTTATAAAGTTTGACAGAGAAAATGAAAGGGTCTCCTTAGGGTTAAAACAAATCACGCCCGCCCCCTGGACCAACGCAGATGAAAAGTACCCAATAGGTTCAAGGGTTAAGGGAAAAGTAGTCAGTCTGGCAGATTATGGTGCTTTTGTCAGGCTGGAAGAAGGGATTGAGGGGTTAGTACATATTTCTGAAATGTCCTGGACCCGAAAGATAAGACATCCATCGAAAGTTGTTGCCATAGGTGACGAAATAGATGCTGTAGTTCTGGATATTGATACGGCCAGAAAGAGAATTTCTTTGGGTATAAAACAAATAGAACCAAACCCCTGGGCTATAGTTAAAGAGAAATACCCCTTAGGCACAAAGATTAAAGGTATCGTCAAAAATGTGACTGACTTTGGTCTATTCGTAGGGATAGAGGAAGGGATTGATGGATTGGTTCACATATCAGATATTTCCTGGAAACAGAAAATAAAGAACCCTTCGGAGTTATATCACAAAGGTCAAAGCGTGGAGGCGGTCGTCCTAAATGTAGACCAAGAAAATGAAAGGTTTTCCCTGGGTATCAAACAGCTTGAACCTGATCCATGGGATACGCTACTAAAAAAGTATAAACCGGGCAATGTAGTGTCAGGGATTGTTACCAATATCACGGATTTTGGTATATTTGTTGAAATAGAAGAAGGGATTGAAGGTTTAATTCATGTCTCTGAAATTAGTAAAGAAAAGGTGGAAAAACCTGCAGATTTTACTAAAGTTGGAGAAGCGATATCTGCTCTCATTATCAATATCGCAGAGAAGGAAAAAAAGATCGGGCTGAGCATTAAAGAGCTCCACAAAATGTCAGAAAAAGCTGATTTTCAGAAATTTTTAACTAACCAAGAATCTGCTACCTCCAATTTGGGAGAACTAATTAGAGAAGAACTCGAGCAAAAAAATAGAACGTGA
- the sppA gene encoding signal peptide peptidase SppA — MKRHPVLLGIIIAGILLVVFFIAVFAITYTGGDTTLAMGDKVAVVNTKGIIKDSTTIIEQLLRFKKDKSVKAIVLRIDSPGGAVGPTQEIYEEVKKIREKKKVLVSMGSLAASGGYYIACAADKIIANPGTITGSIGVIIEFGNIEELMKKIGFKSVIIKSGEYKDVMSPFRGITDQEKIILRGVVDSVHSQFIEAVVEGRKLKREDVAKIADGRIFSGEQAKALGLVDTLGNLQDAISMAAEIAGIKGEPNVIYPPKDRFSILDFLFQRMATDFINYLENKSCQFNYLFVPNRL; from the coding sequence ATGAAAAGGCATCCAGTTTTACTAGGTATTATAATAGCAGGAATACTTCTAGTTGTCTTCTTCATCGCTGTATTTGCTATCACATATACTGGAGGGGATACCACTCTAGCCATGGGTGATAAGGTTGCAGTGGTAAATACTAAAGGAATAATTAAGGATTCAACAACTATTATAGAGCAACTTTTAAGGTTTAAAAAGGATAAAAGTGTCAAAGCAATCGTGTTGAGAATTGACTCTCCAGGAGGTGCTGTTGGGCCAACTCAGGAAATCTATGAAGAGGTAAAAAAGATCAGGGAGAAAAAAAAGGTATTAGTCTCTATGGGGTCTCTGGCAGCCTCAGGTGGTTATTATATAGCCTGCGCTGCTGATAAAATAATAGCAAACCCCGGAACTATAACCGGAAGTATCGGCGTAATCATTGAGTTCGGTAATATAGAAGAACTCATGAAAAAAATTGGGTTCAAAAGCGTAATAATCAAGAGTGGTGAGTACAAGGACGTTATGTCTCCTTTCAGAGGGATAACAGATCAAGAAAAAATTATACTCCGTGGGGTTGTTGATAGTGTTCATAGTCAATTTATTGAAGCAGTAGTGGAAGGTAGAAAGTTAAAAAGAGAAGATGTGGCTAAGATTGCAGATGGAAGGATATTTTCGGGAGAACAGGCTAAGGCATTAGGTTTAGTTGATACTCTCGGTAACCTACAAGACGCTATCTCAATGGCAGCTGAAATTGCGGGTATCAAGGGTGAACCAAATGTAATTTATCCCCCCAAGGATAGATTCTCGATACTCGATTTTTTATTCCAACGAATGGCCACAGATTTCATTAATTATCTAGAAAACAAAAGTTGCCAGTTTAATTACCTGTTTGTCCCCAATAGATTATAA
- a CDS encoding integration host factor subunit beta: MTKSKLVEKISENLTSITKKDVKIIVDIMFDSMIDSLKKGERIEIRGFGSFKVKERNARNGRNPKTGIIVNIPEKKTIFFKPGKELKKKVDYQIS; this comes from the coding sequence ATGACAAAGAGTAAACTAGTTGAAAAAATATCTGAAAACCTCACTAGCATCACCAAGAAAGATGTCAAAATAATAGTCGATATTATGTTTGATAGCATGATTGATTCACTAAAAAAGGGCGAACGAATCGAAATCCGTGGGTTTGGAAGTTTTAAAGTAAAGGAAAGAAACGCCAGGAATGGAAGAAATCCCAAGACCGGGATTATTGTGAACATCCCTGAAAAAAAGACTATATTTTTTAAACCTGGTAAAGAACTTAAAAAAAAGGTAGACTATCAGATAAGTTAA
- a CDS encoding Ppx/GppA phosphatase family protein, producing the protein MTIVASIDIGTNTIRLLIADIGERKKLKRIVSKRDITRLGEGFIKKKEISFKATKRSIKVLEEYLNLVNKYRAKKTLAVATSAVREAANKDEFLMEVYRSTGLEVQVVSEREEASMTLAGVLSIISEIIGRTLVIDIGGGSTEFITIEGKILITTHSLNLGAVYLTERFIHSDPPPHLELENLREFVAKRLSSLPLAGLSFSSLLGTAGTITTLAAIDQEMSTYDPEKINKYTLTREAVKSIYNRLKSLNRVERCLNPGLERGREDIILAGTIVLLSIMETLNFNEITVSDYGLLEGIIIDNYRKRGDLF; encoded by the coding sequence ATGACAATAGTTGCCTCTATTGATATTGGTACCAATACAATTCGCCTTTTAATCGCTGATATAGGTGAGAGAAAAAAACTAAAAAGGATAGTATCAAAGAGGGATATAACCAGACTGGGAGAAGGCTTTATTAAAAAAAAGGAAATATCCTTTAAAGCGACCAAGAGAAGTATCAAAGTCTTAGAGGAGTATTTAAACCTGGTAAATAAATACCGGGCAAAGAAAACCCTCGCAGTGGCTACCAGTGCCGTGAGAGAAGCTGCCAATAAAGATGAATTTCTAATGGAGGTTTATCGAAGTACCGGTTTGGAGGTACAGGTCGTCTCAGAAAGGGAAGAGGCCAGCATGACATTAGCAGGTGTTCTATCGATTATAAGCGAAATTATCGGTAGAACCTTAGTCATAGATATTGGAGGAGGAAGCACGGAATTTATCACCATTGAAGGCAAAATCCTTATAACGACTCACAGTTTAAACCTTGGAGCAGTGTATTTAACTGAAAGATTTATCCACTCTGACCCACCACCTCACCTGGAACTTGAAAACTTAAGAGAGTTTGTTGCTAAAAGACTATCCTCCCTGCCATTGGCAGGACTTTCTTTTTCTTCTTTATTGGGCACTGCTGGGACAATCACCACACTGGCAGCAATTGACCAAGAAATGAGTACCTATGACCCAGAGAAAATAAACAAATACACTTTGACCAGAGAAGCGGTAAAGAGCATTTACAACAGACTAAAGAGTCTTAATAGAGTTGAACGATGCTTAAATCCAGGCTTGGAAAGAGGAAGAGAGGATATAATTTTGGCTGGCACCATTGTTCTCCTGAGTATTATGGAAACCCTCAATTTTAACGAAATAACAGTTAGCGACTATGGGTTACTGGAAGGAATAATTATAGACAACTATAGAAAAAGGGGAGACCTTTTTTAA
- a CDS encoding TlpA disulfide reductase family protein, protein MPSEDITAPSEIVSTDIKKLDLKKYKGRVLLLMFFATWCGPCREITPEVRNLYTNYKQKGLNIIAVSVDSVPSGIPAVNSYVQKNSIKYPVFVDDGSLSKQYGIVGIPAFILIGKDGVMKTKRLGAQAVNDIAEDIKALL, encoded by the coding sequence ATTCCATCAGAGGATATTACAGCGCCTTCTGAAATAGTCAGTACTGATATAAAGAAACTGGATCTCAAAAAATATAAAGGCAGAGTTTTACTGCTCATGTTCTTTGCTACGTGGTGTGGTCCGTGTCGAGAAATTACCCCGGAAGTACGGAACCTTTATACCAATTATAAACAAAAAGGTTTAAACATTATAGCAGTGTCCGTAGATTCTGTCCCATCTGGAATACCAGCGGTAAACTCATATGTGCAAAAAAATTCCATCAAATATCCAGTATTTGTAGACGATGGCAGCCTCAGTAAGCAGTATGGAATAGTTGGCATTCCTGCGTTTATCCTTATAGGGAAAGATGGTGTTATGAAGACAAAACGGCTGGGGGCACAAGCAGTAAATGATATAGCCGAAGATATTAAAGCACTGCTATAG
- a CDS encoding MFS transporter has product MKKRNKPVFFYGWIIVAASFMAAMSYGLFYTFGVFFKSLQAEFGWSRALTASVSSVHLVVYGISGIIIGRVTDTYGPRLALAIGAFLIGAGLMLSSQIRNIWHLYIFYGFVASLGAGIVYSLPSATVQRWFAEKRGLVLGIAMSGVGFGTMILAPLTEYFIWSYGWRMAYIILGGASMFLLMAFAMIMVSSPEKIGLKPYGFNNEKGHDFSFQRVKYADNSGGTVSKEGLRIWTTRDAIKTWTFWVIYLVHFFAILPLFLIMVHIVPFATDVGIPKVIAASALGLIGGFSILGRIVMGSFSDRIGWKYGLIICIGFCGIMVLWLIFVKSAWALYVFVALFGFFYGGKVPILPGLVGSLFGTHSLAEIIGIIATSAGIGGMIGPVLGGYLYDIMGNYTLAFLLAFGSYAVSIAFSLVLKQPDKPLANS; this is encoded by the coding sequence ATGAAAAAACGAAATAAACCTGTATTTTTCTATGGTTGGATAATAGTAGCAGCCTCCTTTATGGCAGCCATGTCTTATGGGCTTTTTTACACTTTTGGTGTATTCTTTAAATCGTTGCAAGCAGAGTTTGGCTGGAGCAGGGCACTGACTGCATCTGTTTCTTCAGTACATTTGGTGGTCTATGGCATATCCGGTATCATAATAGGTAGAGTGACTGATACATATGGTCCAAGGTTAGCCTTAGCCATTGGAGCATTTCTTATAGGCGCAGGATTGATGCTTTCCAGTCAGATCAGGAATATTTGGCATTTATATATCTTTTATGGTTTCGTAGCCTCCTTAGGTGCAGGGATTGTCTATTCTCTCCCATCTGCTACAGTGCAGAGATGGTTCGCAGAAAAAAGAGGGCTGGTGTTGGGTATCGCCATGTCGGGAGTTGGTTTTGGGACCATGATTTTGGCACCTCTTACGGAGTATTTTATCTGGTCCTACGGTTGGAGAATGGCTTACATAATATTAGGTGGTGCATCTATGTTTCTCCTTATGGCTTTTGCCATGATAATGGTTTCCAGTCCAGAAAAGATTGGGTTAAAACCATATGGGTTTAATAACGAAAAGGGACATGATTTCTCTTTTCAAAGAGTTAAATATGCAGATAACAGTGGAGGCACTGTCAGTAAAGAAGGATTGCGGATCTGGACTACCAGAGATGCAATAAAGACATGGACCTTTTGGGTAATATATCTTGTCCACTTTTTTGCTATTCTCCCCTTATTTTTGATAATGGTTCATATAGTGCCTTTTGCCACAGATGTAGGGATTCCAAAGGTAATTGCAGCCAGTGCCCTAGGACTTATAGGTGGGTTCAGTATCTTAGGCCGGATAGTAATGGGTAGTTTTTCAGATAGGATAGGGTGGAAGTATGGGCTTATTATATGTATAGGCTTTTGTGGGATTATGGTCCTCTGGCTTATTTTTGTTAAAAGCGCATGGGCACTCTATGTGTTTGTAGCATTATTTGGTTTCTTTTATGGGGGCAAGGTGCCTATACTGCCTGGGTTAGTAGGTTCTCTTTTTGGGACACATTCTCTGGCAGAGATAATAGGGATAATAGCAACGAGTGCCGGTATTGGTGGAATGATAGGTCCTGTACTGGGAGGGTATCTTTACGATATTATGGGAAATTATACTTTAGCCTTTTTACTGGCTTTTGGGTCTTACGCAGTTTCAATAGCGTTTTCTTTGGTGCTAAAACAACCGGATAAACCTTTGGCAAACTCTTGA
- a CDS encoding AMP-binding protein, with protein sequence MVLGDLLARNIRKFPQKTAVVCIDSHIKFSFKELNERINSLVNALFQMGMRKGERIAILEHNCHRHIEVFFAAAKSGMIVVPLNFRLTGKELSFLLNDSKVSMLIVGKEFLETANSIRSRCKRS encoded by the coding sequence TTGGTTCTGGGGGACTTGCTGGCTAGAAATATTCGAAAATTTCCACAGAAAACTGCTGTAGTTTGTATAGATAGTCATATTAAATTCAGCTTCAAAGAGTTGAATGAAAGAATCAATTCGCTGGTAAATGCATTGTTCCAGATGGGGATGAGGAAAGGGGAAAGGATAGCAATCCTGGAACATAACTGTCACAGACATATAGAGGTTTTCTTTGCAGCGGCAAAGAGCGGGATGATTGTTGTTCCACTGAATTTCAGATTAACAGGAAAAGAACTGTCTTTCCTTTTGAATGATTCTAAAGTCAGTATGTTGATAGTTGGAAAGGAGTTTCTTGAAACGGCAAATTCCATCCGATCCAGATGTAAAAGGTCTTAA
- a CDS encoding enoyl-CoA hydratase, whose protein sequence is MEDKTIILEKREGVLKITLNRPHVLNALSMEMVEGLRRVFEEAGNDDDVKALIITGAGDAFSSGADLSDVQANCAFVKEGCPRAQRLVMSIITLEKPVIAAVNGYATAGGCELAIACDMRIASENAKFGELFIKIGLIPGMVGIYLLPRLIGLARAKEFIFTGDIIDAKEAERIGLVNRVVAADKLEYEAMELARRLTKGAVKAIGKAKSAINRGLDSDLTGTLDHMAMVQTGLCDTEDHAEGVNAFMEKREPQFKGR, encoded by the coding sequence GTGGAAGATAAAACCATTATTTTGGAGAAGAGAGAGGGGGTTTTAAAGATAACTTTGAATCGTCCCCATGTGTTAAATGCTCTTAGTATGGAAATGGTTGAAGGGCTTAGAAGGGTGTTTGAGGAAGCCGGAAATGATGATGACGTTAAGGCTCTGATTATCACCGGGGCAGGGGATGCATTTTCATCGGGGGCGGATTTATCTGATGTGCAGGCAAATTGTGCCTTTGTAAAGGAGGGTTGTCCCAGGGCACAGAGGTTGGTTATGAGTATAATAACCCTGGAAAAACCGGTTATTGCCGCGGTTAATGGATACGCCACAGCCGGTGGCTGTGAACTTGCTATAGCCTGTGATATGAGAATAGCATCAGAAAATGCAAAATTTGGTGAACTGTTTATAAAGATCGGACTGATTCCCGGTATGGTGGGGATATATCTTTTACCCAGGTTAATCGGTCTTGCCAGAGCAAAAGAGTTTATATTTACCGGAGACATAATTGATGCAAAAGAGGCAGAGAGGATTGGTCTGGTAAACCGCGTGGTTGCCGCGGACAAGCTGGAATATGAGGCAATGGAATTGGCAAGAAGGTTGACAAAGGGGGCAGTTAAGGCTATTGGCAAGGCAAAATCCGCAATAAACAGGGGGTTGGATTCAGATCTGACAGGAACGTTGGACCATATGGCTATGGTTCAGACTGGATTGTGTGATACCGAAGATCATGCAGAAGGGGTAAATGCCTTCATGGAGAAGCGGGAACCGCAGTTTAAGGGTAGGTAG
- a CDS encoding MBL fold metallo-hydrolase, whose product MNAVEIMKDLFFIERGYLNSNHFVYRSEQPALIDTGYVADFDITERLIKEIGVKLAQTRLIISTHTHCDHIGGNRIIQDISGCDIALHKVGKYFMDTQDDWGTWWRYYSQEADFFNCTKALYDEEVIPIGPHEFQVIHTPGHASDGIALYNRKAKILISGDALWQERIPTITMRVEGSTCLFDLLESLEKLESLDVGIVYPGHGRPFADFKEAISKSKRKARDYINHKEKTGDSLLKKITIYTLLMHRQMDEEKFFDLLMETYWFKETIDLFFNGGYQQKYDEVMSNFLRRDIVKRKDGKLFTTVKP is encoded by the coding sequence ATGAACGCAGTTGAAATTATGAAAGACCTGTTTTTTATCGAAAGGGGATATCTGAATTCGAATCACTTCGTTTATCGATCAGAACAACCGGCTCTCATTGACACTGGTTATGTCGCTGATTTTGATATAACAGAGCGCTTGATAAAGGAAATAGGCGTCAAGCTCGCACAGACTCGGTTAATCATAAGCACCCATACCCATTGTGACCACATTGGAGGAAATAGAATTATTCAAGACATATCTGGTTGTGACATCGCCTTGCACAAAGTTGGGAAATATTTTATGGATACACAGGATGACTGGGGCACATGGTGGAGGTATTACAGCCAGGAAGCTGATTTCTTCAACTGTACCAAGGCATTATATGACGAAGAAGTAATCCCCATTGGGCCCCACGAATTTCAGGTCATCCACACACCAGGTCATGCCTCTGATGGTATCGCCCTCTACAATAGAAAAGCAAAAATTCTTATCTCTGGAGACGCGCTTTGGCAAGAGAGAATACCCACGATTACGATGCGAGTAGAAGGCAGTACATGTCTTTTTGATCTTTTGGAGTCCCTCGAAAAACTTGAATCGCTTGATGTAGGAATCGTGTATCCCGGGCACGGGAGGCCATTTGCAGATTTCAAAGAGGCCATATCCAAGAGCAAGAGAAAGGCTAGGGACTACATTAATCACAAAGAAAAAACCGGAGACTCCCTCCTCAAGAAGATCACTATCTACACCCTTCTTATGCACAGGCAGATGGATGAAGAAAAGTTTTTCGACCTTCTGATGGAAACCTATTGGTTCAAGGAGACTATTGATCTATTCTTCAATGGTGGATATCAGCAAAAATATGATGAAGTCATGAGCAATTTCCTACGGCGCGATATTGTAAAACGTAAAGATGGCAAGTTATTTACAACTGTGAAGCCCTGA